The following are encoded together in the Candidatus Zixiibacteriota bacterium genome:
- the tadA gene encoding Flp pilus assembly complex ATPase component TadA, with translation MARKKIGDILIEKELITRAQLEQALKEQSTTGRKIGQILVESGYITEDQLVETISERLKIPKLSIDSIVIDPMVINLVPVEVARRYGLIPIFKIADGLTVAMSDPLNIIAIEELKYITRCDIKRVVALRSEIDAAIDQYYSVADSMHGVIGIYHEAVEEEPVENIAEGMAVAGDDAPVVQLVNLLINQAVKDKASDIHIEPDENQLRVRFRVNGVMKEEASPPKNLQSEIISRIKVAANLDVSEKRLPQDGRLFLRVDGADIDLRVSTLPTIHGEKVVIRILDRRILNFGLDALGFTPDLLANWQELIKKKEGLILITGPTSSGKTTTLYSVLREVNSIEKNIITVEDPVEYSLQMINQVQTNEKAGLTFAHSLRSILRQNPDIIMIGEIRDTETAIMAMRSALTGHLVFSTMHTNDAPGSIARLVDMGIEKYLVASALKGILAQRLLRTNCPHCKEEYQPQEYQLHLAGLTGLRESAKFYRGTGCSRCRMTGFKGLTGIFELVVVDDIVSEMIATGASDGQIRQQALSRGYRPLFEAGIAKVKSGEVCLEELLRVISISKHTDQEILPEGVPVNV, from the coding sequence ATGGCCAGAAAAAAAATCGGTGATATCCTGATCGAAAAAGAGCTGATAACCCGGGCTCAGCTTGAACAGGCACTCAAAGAACAATCCACAACCGGCAGGAAAATCGGCCAGATTCTGGTCGAATCGGGATATATTACCGAGGACCAACTGGTGGAAACTATCTCGGAACGATTAAAAATACCCAAGCTGTCAATCGACAGTATCGTTATTGATCCCATGGTAATCAATCTTGTCCCGGTGGAAGTCGCCCGTCGTTACGGTTTGATTCCCATATTTAAAATCGCCGATGGTCTGACAGTGGCCATGTCTGACCCGTTGAATATTATTGCCATTGAGGAATTGAAATATATTACCAGGTGCGATATCAAGCGGGTCGTGGCTCTTCGCTCGGAAATCGATGCGGCTATTGACCAGTATTACTCGGTGGCTGATTCCATGCACGGGGTCATCGGCATCTATCATGAAGCGGTCGAGGAAGAACCGGTTGAGAATATAGCCGAGGGAATGGCCGTGGCCGGCGATGATGCCCCGGTCGTCCAACTGGTTAATTTGTTGATCAACCAGGCAGTAAAGGATAAAGCCTCGGATATACATATCGAACCGGATGAGAACCAGCTCAGGGTCCGTTTTAGGGTCAACGGCGTCATGAAAGAAGAAGCCTCGCCGCCAAAAAATCTGCAATCCGAGATAATCTCCCGGATTAAGGTGGCCGCCAATCTTGATGTCTCTGAAAAAAGACTGCCCCAGGATGGCAGGTTGTTTCTGCGCGTGGACGGGGCCGATATCGATCTGCGGGTATCCACCCTGCCGACCATTCACGGGGAAAAAGTGGTCATTCGTATACTTGACCGCCGGATTCTTAATTTCGGGCTTGATGCTCTCGGTTTCACGCCCGATTTACTGGCCAACTGGCAGGAACTGATAAAGAAAAAAGAAGGCCTGATTCTTATCACGGGTCCCACTTCAAGCGGAAAAACGACCACCCTTTATTCCGTTTTACGGGAAGTCAATTCTATCGAAAAGAATATAATTACCGTCGAGGACCCGGTGGAATATTCGTTGCAGATGATTAACCAGGTTCAAACCAATGAAAAAGCCGGCCTGACATTCGCTCACAGCCTGCGGTCAATTCTTCGACAGAATCCGGATATAATCATGATCGGAGAAATCCGCGATACCGAAACGGCTATTATGGCGATGCGGTCGGCTCTGACAGGACATCTGGTCTTTTCCACCATGCATACCAATGACGCTCCCGGCAGTATCGCCCGACTGGTCGATATGGGAATTGAAAAATATCTAGTGGCCTCGGCTTTGAAAGGGATTCTCGCGCAGCGTTTATTGCGGACCAATTGCCCCCATTGCAAAGAAGAATATCAACCTCAGGAATATCAACTGCATTTGGCCGGTCTGACCGGATTAAGGGAAAGCGCCAAATTCTATCGCGGAACAGGATGCAGCCGTTGTCGAATGACCGGATTTAAGGGCTTAACCGGCATTTTCGAACTGGTTGTGGTGGATGATATCGTGTCCGAAATGATTGCTACCGGCGCTTCGGACGGTCAAATTCGGCAACAAGCCCTTAGCCGCGGTTACCGACCATTATTCGAGGCCGGTATTGCCAAGGTCAAGTCAGGTGAGGTCTGCCTTGAGGAACTACTTCGAGTAATCAGCATCAGCAAACATACCGACCAAGAAATTCTGCCGGAAGGTGTCCCGGTCAATGTCTAA
- a CDS encoding prepilin-type N-terminal cleavage/methylation domain-containing protein: MKLPHQHGFTLIELVIIIVVLGIIAAVAIPKFGSMTQNSKISATKDEMLRIKTAIIGDARVISGGQYIDRGFEGDVGFPPSRLVDLVIRPDSIPVYDRITRLGWNGPYLDSSLQNYATDSWGSAYVYDPNNRTVTSTGVTPNIVTTF; this comes from the coding sequence ATGAAACTGCCGCATCAACACGGTTTTACACTGATTGAATTGGTGATAATTATTGTCGTCCTCGGAATCATTGCCGCGGTGGCGATTCCAAAATTCGGCAGTATGACACAGAATTCGAAAATAAGCGCCACCAAGGACGAGATGCTGAGAATAAAGACGGCCATAATCGGAGATGCCCGGGTGATATCCGGAGGCCAATATATCGACCGGGGTTTTGAAGGAGATGTGGGTTTTCCTCCTTCACGACTGGTGGATCTGGTCATCAGGCCCGACAGTATTCCGGTTTATGACCGGATTACCAGGCTGGGCTGGAATGGGCCGTACCTTGACAGTTCACTGCAGAATTACGCGACTGACAGCTGGGGTAGCGCTTATGTGTATGATCCCAACAACAGGACCGTAACCTCCACGGGCGTGACGCCCAACATTGTAACAACGTTCTGA
- a CDS encoding dockerin type I repeat-containing protein: protein MNYLHMGLVLFLILVFLPVGVLMAGAGPNYKADGAAELISEDYSRGLITRADRIYYNLQTMYAPEALPDRYKSQVVSPMKSGTPLINEAIDNWDLLNPDQQAVLSSYLARPTLQLTFISLDGKFAIHYDTSGLNSVPLEDLDADSIPDYIERIGQYADSAYRFYQIDLGFLPPPDDGDSLYDFFVFRIGNYYGGTVRESAGDSSWGDWSSHIEIHNTMAFAPPNDDPEGPVVGALKVTCAHEYFHATQMAYAYKPSPDLWWTEGTAVFFENKTYDEVNDHYCYLPYFFNYPDTSLIDTNYFSWTYHDYSTFIWPTYLVEKFGIGIIRNVWEYLRWYDVLPSLDSALYPFGKTVQAIFPEFTAWNYFTQDRADTAYYDDGADYPHILIDQVVLTCEFTGLTAYRPPDGLASNYILTVNNPSGNGLLMLRFDGSNSVKWGFSYITFDDDIADLTTGCAVSSVGKTDCAIYDFARYDSMVFIPCVVSQWQDDNPYVFDTEIHPFGDVDGSGAVNILDVTYLMNYLYKNGLPPKYAYYMGDTNCNGQINILDVSYLVSYLYKSGPEPCGYRD, encoded by the coding sequence ATGAATTATCTTCACATGGGTTTGGTTTTATTCCTAATTCTGGTTTTTTTGCCGGTGGGAGTATTGATGGCCGGGGCGGGCCCCAATTATAAGGCCGACGGCGCGGCTGAACTTATATCCGAGGATTATAGTCGCGGGTTAATAACGCGGGCCGACAGGATTTATTACAATTTGCAGACAATGTACGCTCCTGAGGCTTTGCCCGACCGCTATAAATCGCAAGTGGTCAGCCCGATGAAAAGCGGCACACCCCTTATCAATGAAGCCATTGATAATTGGGACCTTCTCAATCCGGATCAACAGGCCGTATTAAGCTCATACCTGGCGCGGCCGACCCTGCAATTAACCTTTATTTCTCTGGACGGTAAATTCGCCATTCATTATGATACTTCAGGACTTAACTCCGTTCCTCTCGAGGATCTGGATGCCGACAGCATCCCCGATTATATCGAACGAATAGGTCAGTATGCTGACAGCGCCTACAGGTTTTATCAAATCGACCTCGGTTTTCTTCCCCCTCCCGATGACGGTGATTCTCTTTATGATTTTTTCGTTTTCAGGATTGGCAATTATTACGGCGGCACCGTCAGGGAAAGCGCCGGTGATTCTTCATGGGGTGACTGGAGTTCGCATATCGAAATTCATAACACTATGGCCTTTGCTCCGCCCAATGATGATCCCGAAGGGCCTGTTGTCGGGGCTTTGAAAGTTACCTGTGCTCATGAGTACTTTCATGCGACGCAGATGGCTTATGCCTATAAACCATCACCGGATCTCTGGTGGACCGAGGGGACTGCTGTCTTTTTTGAAAATAAAACCTATGATGAGGTCAACGATCATTACTGCTATTTGCCGTATTTCTTTAATTACCCCGATACATCTTTGATAGACACCAACTATTTTTCGTGGACCTATCATGATTACAGCACCTTTATCTGGCCAACCTATCTGGTCGAGAAATTCGGAATAGGCATTATCCGGAATGTTTGGGAATATTTGCGCTGGTATGATGTCCTGCCGTCACTTGATTCTGCCCTCTACCCATTTGGGAAAACAGTTCAGGCGATTTTCCCGGAATTCACAGCATGGAACTATTTCACTCAAGATCGAGCTGATACAGCCTATTACGATGATGGGGCCGATTATCCTCATATACTGATTGACCAGGTTGTGTTAACTTGTGAGTTTACCGGATTGACAGCCTATCGGCCCCCTGATGGCCTGGCCAGCAATTATATCCTGACGGTGAATAATCCTTCCGGAAACGGGCTGTTAATGCTCAGGTTTGACGGCAGTAATTCCGTCAAATGGGGTTTTTCATATATTACTTTTGACGATGATATCGCCGACCTGACAACGGGGTGTGCTGTCTCATCTGTAGGGAAAACGGATTGCGCCATTTATGATTTTGCCCGATACGACTCCATGGTTTTTATACCCTGTGTTGTTTCTCAGTGGCAGGATGATAACCCATACGTATTCGATACGGAGATACACCCATTTGGAGATGTTGATGGTTCCGGGGCGGTTAATATACTTGATGTCACTTATCTTATGAATTACCTGTATAAAAACGGTCTCCCTCCCAAATACGCTTATTATATGGGTGATACCAATTGCAACGGGCAGATTAATATTCTGGATGTATCTTATCTTGTATCCTATCTATATAAAAGCGGACCGGAACCGTGCGGATATCGCGATTGA
- a CDS encoding prepilin-type N-terminal cleavage/methylation domain-containing protein, with translation MRLKKLSNRGGFTLIELVIIIVVLGILAAVAIPKYSNISSEAKEAAARGALGALRSGISIWYANKAVETGTPSWPTLDTLTMEDMVMEQGIPANPYQYDANAADSIIDGSALAKGTVSGTRGGWAYNPNTGEIWLNSNIAGENNW, from the coding sequence ATGCGGCTGAAAAAACTATCCAACCGGGGTGGATTCACGCTTATTGAACTGGTTATCATAATCGTGGTCCTCGGCATTCTTGCCGCGGTGGCGATTCCCAAGTATTCGAATATATCGTCCGAGGCCAAAGAAGCGGCCGCCAGAGGCGCTCTAGGGGCACTGAGGTCCGGCATTTCGATCTGGTACGCCAATAAAGCGGTCGAAACCGGGACACCATCATGGCCAACCCTTGACACCCTGACAATGGAGGACATGGTCATGGAACAGGGTATTCCGGCTAATCCTTATCAATACGACGCGAATGCGGCGGACAGCATAATCGATGGCAGTGCTCTGGCCAAGGGAACCGTCAGCGGGACACGCGGCGGCTGGGCTTATAATCCCAATACCGGGGAAATATGGCTCAACAGCAATATCGCGGGAGAAAATAACTGGTAA
- a CDS encoding prepilin-type N-terminal cleavage/methylation domain-containing protein, whose product MEKRLKSQQGLTLIELVMVIIIIGILAGVAMKSMDSVIETGRVESTKTELNALAKAIAGDPDLINNGTRADFGYVGDVGSLPPDLDALISTPGGFATWNGPYISSNFTQTPDDFKKDAWGVLYIYGGGTSITSTGSGSTITRQFASAVSDLTSNTIQGSVMDAEGIPPGIYSTGVNIVLEYPDGAGAMTSTAVNPSPNGNYSISGLPIGHHIMTTVNTTTGDTVVSYVTVLPKSSVVNNIRFGSALWGAGNSSSGSGLQYVTGSAVLNGTYGQNIYFQIYNNTGANVSISWIKVTYDHVPAAYFERVRWGSNTVANRTNPRYGSGDQVDFSSTMGINNGSSQTIRLERFRDAQTGSAGYEYMNGTNVTIMFSDNSEITFSI is encoded by the coding sequence ATGGAAAAAAGGCTGAAATCACAACAGGGTTTGACCCTGATTGAGTTGGTGATGGTCATAATCATCATCGGAATTCTAGCCGGGGTGGCAATGAAATCAATGGATTCGGTAATTGAAACCGGCCGGGTCGAATCAACCAAAACCGAACTGAATGCCCTGGCCAAAGCCATAGCCGGGGACCCGGATCTGATAAACAACGGCACCCGGGCCGATTTTGGATATGTCGGCGATGTCGGTTCCTTGCCGCCTGATCTTGATGCCCTGATTTCAACGCCGGGCGGTTTTGCCACCTGGAACGGACCGTATATCAGCAGCAATTTTACGCAAACACCGGATGATTTTAAAAAGGATGCCTGGGGTGTTCTGTACATATACGGAGGCGGTACCAGCATTACATCGACCGGATCGGGTTCCACTATCACGCGTCAATTCGCCTCGGCGGTATCGGATTTGACCAGTAATACCATCCAGGGATCGGTTATGGATGCTGAAGGGATACCGCCGGGAATTTACAGCACCGGCGTAAATATCGTACTTGAATATCCTGACGGTGCTGGAGCCATGACTTCGACCGCGGTCAATCCCTCCCCCAATGGCAATTACAGTATTTCCGGCCTTCCAATCGGCCATCACATTATGACCACTGTTAATACCACCACCGGCGATACGGTGGTATCTTATGTCACGGTATTACCAAAATCAAGTGTCGTTAATAATATCCGTTTCGGATCGGCCCTCTGGGGGGCAGGAAACTCATCCAGCGGAAGCGGCCTGCAATATGTGACCGGTTCGGCTGTCCTCAATGGCACTTATGGCCAAAATATATATTTTCAGATTTATAACAATACCGGCGCCAATGTTTCCATATCATGGATCAAGGTAACCTACGACCATGTCCCGGCGGCTTATTTCGAGCGAGTTCGCTGGGGTAGTAACACTGTGGCCAATCGGACCAATCCGAGGTATGGTTCGGGAGATCAGGTCGATTTCAGCAGTACCATGGGAATCAACAACGGTTCATCACAGACGATCCGGCTGGAGCGGTTTCGTGATGCCCAAACAGGAAGTGCCGGTTATGAATACATGAACGGAACTAATGTGACAATTATGTTCAGCGACAATAGCGAAATAACCTTCAGCATATAA
- the pilM gene encoding pilus assembly protein PilM: MTTVDIQNKTGMAIQSSGNKTGSINIRTDWKKQIRFGRTITIFLDNNALQLATAKHYGYRSCILDVNKIYIPQTPVSEDDRRRFLGEEINRYIKTHKGILTNYVLGVGGSESAFRLITLPRMKQKELNEALFWEGSKRIPFGLENAYYGFNIIERRKTDLGEDFSCALIAVLKEEIDQKLDIIEPLDLNPNAAYHELEAIGHMLPHTADFDPGRTYALINIKKQKSVISFYRGRYLEFMHICSVGSDTLSGGPATPTTYEYFTESLVTEIQNSLDYYVGQFSNTSADKVYIYGDLSYSTELIENLSDRFGIEFRRFPLEGWSGIHPVLADRYEQIPVSLSAVAMSLAEYNLIDFLPPAIREQKVNRKFAALMIPVFIVITAFLMAIWSGLKLQTDIENYKLRAQNEQVETFRNSAVYNMYNQIKLQMSADNDLLKKLKSEPTILHLNMKELSRLLPQGIKLNLYDLQDGDSRKTLVISGQTLSADPPPEVVLAEFIARLESSPFYNNITLQRHSKQPRGDRFAIDFQIEMDAVL, encoded by the coding sequence ATGACGACAGTAGACATTCAGAATAAAACCGGAATGGCCATCCAGTCATCGGGGAATAAAACAGGGTCAATCAATATCCGAACCGATTGGAAAAAGCAAATTAGATTCGGCCGGACAATCACTATTTTTCTCGACAACAACGCTCTTCAACTGGCAACTGCGAAGCATTATGGATATCGATCGTGCATACTCGATGTCAATAAAATTTATATTCCCCAAACCCCGGTATCGGAAGATGACCGCAGGAGATTTCTTGGCGAAGAAATAAACAGGTACATAAAAACACATAAGGGAATCCTGACCAATTATGTTTTGGGAGTGGGCGGATCGGAATCGGCCTTTCGCCTGATAACTCTGCCCCGGATGAAGCAAAAAGAACTTAATGAGGCTTTGTTCTGGGAGGGCAGCAAGCGAATTCCATTCGGGCTCGAAAACGCTTATTACGGATTCAACATAATCGAACGCAGGAAAACCGATCTCGGCGAGGATTTTTCCTGCGCCCTGATAGCGGTTCTCAAGGAAGAAATCGATCAGAAACTGGACATTATCGAACCTTTGGATTTGAACCCAAACGCCGCTTATCACGAGTTAGAGGCAATCGGCCATATGCTTCCGCACACGGCCGACTTCGATCCCGGCCGTACCTATGCCCTTATAAATATTAAGAAACAAAAATCCGTGATTTCCTTCTATCGCGGCAGATATCTGGAGTTCATGCATATTTGCTCGGTCGGTTCGGACACTCTTTCCGGCGGTCCGGCAACTCCGACAACGTATGAATATTTCACCGAATCTCTGGTTACTGAAATTCAAAATTCGCTTGATTATTATGTCGGCCAATTTTCCAACACCTCGGCCGACAAGGTTTACATTTATGGTGACTTATCCTACTCAACAGAATTAATCGAGAATCTTTCCGATCGATTCGGAATTGAATTTCGACGTTTTCCGCTTGAGGGTTGGTCCGGAATTCACCCTGTTCTGGCGGATCGATATGAGCAAATCCCGGTTTCGCTCAGTGCCGTAGCCATGAGCCTGGCGGAATACAATTTGATCGATTTCCTTCCACCGGCGATCAGGGAACAGAAAGTCAATCGGAAATTCGCGGCTTTGATGATACCTGTTTTTATCGTCATTACGGCTTTCCTGATGGCAATCTGGTCGGGCCTGAAACTGCAGACTGATATCGAAAATTACAAATTGCGGGCGCAGAATGAACAGGTCGAGACTTTCCGTAATTCGGCGGTTTATAACATGTACAACCAGATCAAACTCCAGATGTCGGCCGATAACGATTTGCTGAAAAAACTGAAATCCGAACCAACCATCCTCCATCTGAATATGAAAGAACTCTCACGGCTTTTGCCACAGGGTATAAAGTTAAATTTGTACGATCTTCAGGATGGCGATAGCAGGAAGACCCTGGTCATATCCGGCCAGACGCTTTCTGCAGATCCGCCGCCGGAAGTCGTTCTGGCGGAATTCATAGCCCGCCTGGAAAGTTCTCCCTTCTATAACAACATCACTCTCCAGCGTCACAGCAAACAACCCCGGGGCGACCGGTTCGCCATTGATTTCCAGATTGAAATGGATGCCGTGTTATGA
- a CDS encoding zinc-ribbon domain containing protein, whose translation MGSEFGPKILICVECGQEFVFTSNAQEYFAERGYTEDPKRCKHCYMKHKRNKQTGQEELTPDETDSLQPRG comes from the coding sequence ATGGGTTCCGAATTTGGACCTAAAATTCTGATCTGTGTCGAGTGTGGTCAGGAGTTTGTCTTTACCAGCAATGCTCAGGAGTATTTTGCTGAGCGGGGGTACACGGAAGACCCCAAACGATGTAAGCATTGTTATATGAAGCACAAGCGGAATAAGCAAACCGGCCAGGAAGAGCTTACACCTGATGAGACTGACTCGCTGCAACCACGCGGCTGA
- a CDS encoding type II secretion system F family protein, giving the protein MSKTFTYTARTHDGQRQTGSVQADDSKHVAAILARKQLIPTRIKLKRNTEKAGLFGFMKSHRYEDLILFTRNLGTLYRAGIPILQALAIIKIGDEKSYFNKALAKIRSNINSGRSLADSMAEFPDIFPKIYIASIAAGEQSGTLEQIMESLGNMLEKDLALNRQIKSSIRYPIFIVAAITGAFVVLISFVIPRFINFYSKMGAELPLPTRMLIWINQTISHYWIPAMAMAVILFFLFRKIRSTPGGKHFLDMKILTLPIFGDLIVKGNVARFSYIFQVLLKSGMPVVRTLDMLSGVVKNSQLTMEIKSMADSFREGRELSSLGNKLTFFPEMAIHMIRVGLESGSLESMLEEVSNHYSKEVDYKSRHLTAVLEPILTIVLGGFVLIVALAIFLPMWNLIQVFKG; this is encoded by the coding sequence ATGTCTAAAACATTTACATATACAGCCCGGACCCATGATGGACAGCGGCAGACAGGTTCGGTGCAGGCCGATGACAGCAAACATGTGGCGGCCATACTTGCCAGGAAACAGCTGATTCCGACCCGTATTAAACTGAAAAGAAATACCGAAAAAGCCGGGTTGTTCGGTTTTATGAAAAGCCACCGGTATGAAGACCTGATTTTATTTACGCGAAACCTGGGGACGCTTTATCGAGCCGGTATACCCATTTTGCAGGCTCTTGCTATTATAAAAATCGGGGATGAAAAAAGTTATTTCAACAAGGCGCTGGCCAAAATACGCAGTAATATTAATTCCGGACGCTCGCTGGCCGATTCCATGGCCGAATTCCCGGATATCTTCCCCAAAATCTACATCGCTTCCATCGCCGCTGGTGAGCAATCGGGAACTCTGGAACAGATTATGGAATCACTGGGGAATATGCTGGAAAAAGATCTGGCCTTAAACCGGCAAATTAAATCTTCAATTCGCTATCCCATATTTATCGTTGCCGCAATTACCGGAGCCTTCGTGGTTCTGATCAGTTTTGTAATCCCGAGGTTTATTAATTTTTATTCCAAGATGGGGGCGGAATTACCGCTTCCGACCAGAATGCTGATCTGGATAAATCAGACTATTTCCCATTACTGGATACCGGCCATGGCCATGGCCGTCATATTGTTTTTCCTTTTCAGAAAAATTCGGTCGACGCCCGGTGGCAAACACTTCCTTGACATGAAAATTCTGACTCTGCCGATATTCGGAGACCTTATTGTCAAGGGAAATGTCGCCCGTTTTTCCTATATCTTTCAGGTCCTTCTGAAAAGCGGTATGCCGGTTGTTCGAACCCTCGATATGTTATCGGGGGTGGTTAAAAACAGCCAATTGACCATGGAGATAAAATCAATGGCCGATTCCTTCCGCGAGGGACGGGAGTTGAGCAGTCTGGGAAACAAACTGACTTTCTTCCCCGAAATGGCTATCCACATGATCCGGGTGGGACTGGAAAGCGGTTCTCTTGAAAGTATGCTGGAAGAAGTATCCAATCATTATAGCAAGGAAGTGGATTACAAATCCCGTCATCTGACAGCCGTTCTGGAGCCGATTCTGACCATTGTCCTGGGCGGTTTCGTGCTAATTGTCGCCCTGGCTATCTTCTTGCCAATGTGGAACTTAATCCAGGTATTCAAGGGATAG
- a CDS encoding M6 family metalloprotease domain-containing protein, giving the protein MMKNLMAILTRQIIRKLAIYILTGLLSTAWAMPPNPVTLEQHLRAGKALPYYLDQRPMLLSRGIGAASKKLIPTSKASISGQFRALAILIQFSDKTASVAAENFDTLLFVDKANTVRNYYYTVSYGQLDIVTVNLPSSLNWISAPQTYAYYCNSQNGTGAYPQNTQKLCEDMVTLVDPWVDFSQYDNDDDGEVDALILIHTGPGAEYTHQNSDIWSHKWSTMMSVYKDGVRIRDYDIQPEYWLVPGDMTCGVYCHELGHIFGLPDLYDTDYSSRGIGRWSVMSYGSWNGPSGLGACPAELDAWSRIELGFKEHINVISNTSNVLIDNVEDGGNIYRLWNNGTIGNEYYLVENRQKVGYDTYLPGAGLLIWHIDENLLGSMAPNDNEWYPGHTSGGHFGVALEQGDGLFQLEKLLSSGDWGDPFPGNSGNTAFTAFSSPSSNSYADVMTSVSVSDISDASLTMTADFQISYTSDVNNPESNLMPNCLILDQNYPNPFNPSTRIRFELPAPSRLTLSVYNILGRKVVELAGGNYPAGSTEIIWEGFDASGQPVSSGIYFYEIVTDYTRQVRKMILVK; this is encoded by the coding sequence ATGATGAAGAATCTTATGGCTATCCTGACCAGACAAATAATCAGGAAACTGGCGATTTATATATTGACCGGTCTCCTGTCGACCGCTTGGGCAATGCCCCCTAATCCCGTGACACTTGAACAACACCTGAGGGCAGGCAAGGCTCTGCCATATTATCTCGATCAGCGGCCGATGTTACTCAGCCGGGGTATCGGAGCGGCTTCGAAAAAGTTAATCCCGACGTCCAAAGCATCGATTTCAGGGCAGTTTCGCGCCCTGGCCATCTTAATCCAGTTTTCCGATAAAACCGCCTCGGTGGCGGCGGAGAATTTCGATACCCTCTTGTTTGTCGATAAAGCCAATACTGTCCGGAATTATTATTACACCGTATCATATGGTCAACTCGATATTGTCACAGTAAATCTTCCTTCGTCTCTGAATTGGATTTCGGCACCACAGACCTATGCTTATTATTGCAATAGTCAAAATGGAACCGGCGCCTATCCCCAGAATACCCAGAAATTATGCGAGGATATGGTTACCCTGGTCGATCCCTGGGTGGATTTTTCACAATACGACAATGATGATGATGGAGAAGTCGATGCCCTGATATTAATCCATACCGGTCCGGGTGCGGAATATACTCACCAGAACAGCGATATCTGGTCTCACAAATGGAGTACCATGATGTCTGTATATAAAGATGGCGTGAGAATCAGGGATTACGATATTCAGCCCGAATACTGGCTTGTACCGGGGGATATGACATGCGGTGTATATTGCCATGAACTCGGCCACATTTTTGGCTTACCCGATCTTTATGATACCGATTATTCTTCGCGTGGAATAGGCCGTTGGTCAGTTATGAGTTACGGCAGTTGGAATGGGCCGAGTGGACTGGGGGCCTGTCCGGCGGAACTGGATGCCTGGTCACGAATCGAACTCGGATTTAAGGAACATATTAATGTCATATCCAATACCAGTAATGTTCTTATTGATAATGTCGAAGACGGTGGAAATATTTATCGCCTCTGGAATAACGGGACAATCGGCAATGAGTACTACCTGGTGGAAAACCGGCAGAAGGTTGGTTACGATACATATTTGCCGGGTGCGGGGTTGCTTATCTGGCATATTGATGAGAATCTGTTGGGTTCCATGGCTCCTAACGATAATGAATGGTACCCGGGGCATACCTCCGGCGGACATTTCGGGGTTGCCCTGGAGCAGGGGGATGGCCTTTTCCAGCTGGAAAAACTTCTATCCTCAGGTGATTGGGGCGATCCCTTTCCTGGAAATTCGGGCAATACTGCCTTTACCGCTTTTTCGTCGCCAAGTTCGAATTCCTATGCCGATGTTATGACGTCTGTATCGGTCAGTGATATATCAGACGCATCGTTGACCATGACAGCCGATTTCCAGATATCGTACACCAGTGATGTTAATAATCCGGAATCCAATCTGATGCCGAATTGTCTGATTCTGGATCAAAATTATCCAAATCCCTTTAATCCTTCAACTCGAATTCGTTTTGAATTACCTGCGCCCAGCCGCCTGACTTTATCTGTTTATAATATATTGGGGAGGAAAGTCGTTGAATTGGCCGGGGGTAATTACCCTGCCGGATCGACGGAAATTATCTGGGAAGGATTTGATGCCTCCGGGCAACCGGTATCCTCAGGTATATACTTCTACGAAATCGTTACCGATTACACACGGCAGGTCAGGAAAATGATTCTGGTAAAATAA